The genomic segment CATAAGTGTATGTATAGTTCTTAACTTGCAGAACTCTGTTTCCTATAACCTAACACTCATCAcacttaaactttttattttagttttttatttttattttttgagatggagtcttgctctgttgcccaggctagagtgcagtggtacgatcttggctgcaacctctgcctcatgggttcaagtgattctcctgtctcagcctcccaagtagctgggattacaggtgtgagttaccacacccagctaatttttgtatttttagtagagatggggtttcaccatattggtcaggctggtctcgaactcttgacctcatgatgcgcctgcctccgccttccaaagtactgggattacaggtgtgagccaccacgcccagcccacactTAAACTTTTAATACCGTCACTTAGCCAGGAATCTCCCAGGGCTACTTTAGGTTTAGATTTATTCCATTGTCCATTTCTGCTTTACCCTCACCTATGAAAGAAGACACATTCACAACTGGTGGTAGAGAAACTGGTTTATATGCCCCTCTTAGAATAACTCTTCAGGCTTTGTCACAGCCCTGGGTTCATGCATGATAAAGTAGACAGCAACACCACCATATAGTGCAGAGGAATGGAAAGAGAGTAAATGGAAAAGGAGATGAAAATAGACCAAGTGGAGAAAGGCCTGgtcaaaacaggaagaaaaggaagatcaCTATGGAATAATAGAGAGGTGAAAAATGAAGTGACACCAAATAACAGGACAGGTAGGAAAAGAAGTAGGTAAGGGAGAGATAGATACTCTCCCTTAAAAGAGTCTGgggaataaggaaaaaagaaaactggccaTATCTCATCTAAATATAAGAAATTAAAGGTCATTGTTAATAGAATTCTGCAGGAGTGCACTTCTCTCCAACTTGTcatcttgtcatttttttttttttttttttttttttggacagagtctctgttgcccaggctggagtgcagtggtgcaatctcggctcactgcaacctctacctcccaggttcaagcaattctctgcttcaggctcccaagtagctgggattacaggcacctgccacaacacccagctaatttttgtatttttagtagacacagggttttatcatgttggccaggctagtcttgaactcctgacctcatgatccacccgccttggcctcccaaagtgctgggattacaggtgtgagccactgcacccaacccaacttgtcattttcaaagaaacatttCCTCTAAAGTCGTGCTGTCCAATTTGCGAGCCACTAGCCACCTCATCTAAATGTAAGAAATTAAGTGAAAGTTGCAATAGTGAGTATCTTAGATAATATCTAGTCTGAACGCAAGAGGACTAATTAGCCAGCCCAGAATCTCAAGATTCTTTAAACCAATTGTGCCTAATTTACAGAGTTTATAACTCACATGTTAAACCCTGAAATACTTATTGTGATGGCTATATGGGAACTTTGACCTTTTATAGTTATTTCAATGACCTTGTGGCTTACAAgttaagtaaacattttaaaatactctaTTATGCCAAATCTAattcccatttatttttcttatatttccctTGGTTTACCACTTTTTagggaatttttgtattttaacccCTCGTCAATAATAGAATCAAAGTCTAGAAATGTATTTAACAGTCTGAATTTAACCTAAACATTATGATAGGCAGAAGTCAAGCAAAGACTGTTTTTACTCTTTAGTGTTGGGATAACTAAAAGGAGTGTTTAGCCAACAAGATGTGGTTTCTTTCAGATTTGGAAATATTATTTCCAAATTCtaaattaatgaaacaatttttcatttaatgaaCAAAAGCCACAAACCTTGTTTTATTTCAGcctctaaaattgattgtggctGCTGTCAAACACAGACAACTTCACTTTGGTATCCCTGAATGAGTGTAGTTGTAGAATGAAAAACTATTGGTTCATTTCTTTAATATTAATGTAAGTTTTTGCTATTATGTCAAAAGTACTTTCCAATCTTAATTTCTTAGTGTCTGGGGTCCTGGGTATTGATTTCCAAGTTCTTTTAACTTAGAATAGCTCATATGAGCTGAAAAACAATTTATTCTCTTATTAAGCTTCTTTCTTCAGAAAAGTACCCAATTTATGGTCTGCATTTTAAGAATTATTAACAAATATCCTAATGAAAATTTGGGAAAAGGAGTGTGGatagatttaaacataaaaattatggAGAATAGTTCTAACAGGGTTTGAATTATAGCAACAATGAATTGTGTAAGAagttaatcttatttttaaattttctaaatggGACAATCAGAGACGACTTGGTTGTAGTGTGGAAACCAGTAGGGATCTTGGGAAGCTGCCAAACCCTTTCTAGCTCTGGGCTCACCTGTAAGAACTGCTGATTCCTATGGGAACACTTGGACAATCCAATACCTGAATGTTAACCATCAATTAACCCAGTAAACCTGCAAAATGGAAACGAAGATTTGTTTTCACGAGTTTCACATGGTTATTTAAAGTAAGGAAAATTTCAGCTATTTATAGTTCTGTCTTAACTTTTTCctctcttcattcttttcctctcattttttgtAGCACTTCTGGGGCCCGGTAGCCAACTGGGGTCTTCCCATTGCTGCCATCAATGACATGAAAAAGTCTCCAGAGATTATCAGTGGGCGGATGACATTTGGTAAGAATGCAGATTTCGATAATTGGGAGGACTTTCAACATAGTAGAGTGCCTGCTTGCATTTCAAGATTGTAGCACCAGATGTTACAGTCACTATTAGAAAGTCACATACAGAATGTGATGGCATGGAAGAGTGTTACTTCTCCATGTGAGTAAGAAACAAGATTAATTAGAAATATTTATCTAGGAAGTAGTAACATCTTATTTGCCTTTCAGATTTAGCACAACCAACTGAAGAATGTGTCATCTTAATCATTCTAATAGTCACTCTAATGATTTATATTGTGAACTTTTTGGGGGGAAAGTGTTATTAAACTTACTTGAAACCCTGATATTTGAACATAAAACTGTTGTGGAGggaataaataattatttccGATAATGAATGGATTATAAGCAACTctagaagataaaagaaaaagtggCTGGAATGAATTTCAGCCTACTCTTGCTCTGAAATATGTtccttaaatgtttaaataattaacaaaaatgcATAGCAGTACAGTAAAATTTTTTATGAGCTTCCTATTCATACAGGCATTTAAGTAACAACTTTTATCTGTCAAAGGCTTTCGCAGAAGAGGTTCTTTTTTGATCAAGGCAATGGAACTGTTCATCTCTGTGGTCCTATCAACTCTCTCAGTTTCTAAGTTATTGATTATCTTTGCTCTGCTATTTTTGGCAGCCCTCTGTTGCTATTCTTTGGCATTCATGAGATTTGCCTACAAGGTACAGCCTCGGAACTGGCTTCTGTTTGCATGCCACGCAACAAATGAAGTAGCCCAGCTCATCCAGGGAGGGCGGCTTATCAAATACGAGTAAGCAGATTTCAATTTAGCTACTTTCTTTTCAGGAATTTGAGGAATTGGGGTGAATGAAACTAAACTCTCGTCTGAGGGAGTACTTGGGGACTGGAGTGTGTATAGATGTGCTTTAGCAGTTGGGGAAACCACTTAATAAAACATGCAAGTTAACATGAAGTAGGATACAggctgagcatcccaaatccagaaatctgaaatgctccaaaatatgAAACTTTTGGAGTGCCAACATGACACTCAAAAGAagtgctcattggagcatttcagattttggattttcagtttagggatgctcaactggtatAATCCAgttattccaaaatctgaaaaaatctgaaacatgTCTGGGCCTAAGCATTTCAGATGAGGGATACCCAGCCTATATTACTGTTTTTTAAGCTGGAAGTTGaaataaatgttatgtaaaaatgtctttttaaagccATCCAAAGCCCTTGCAATTGGCATTGAAATTTTGTTTCtcattgaatttttctttttgtttctttccaggATGACTAAAAAGGCATCTGCATAACAATGGAAAATGAAGAACAAGGTCTTGAAGGGACAGCATTGCCAGCTGCTGCTGAGTCACAGATTTCATTATAAATAGCCTCACTAAGGAAAATACACTGAATGCTATTTTTACTAACCATTCTATTTTTATAGACATAGCTGAGAGTCTCTAAACCAACTCTCTGCTGCCTTacaagtattaaatattttacttctttccttAAAGAGTAGCTCAAAATATgcaattaatttaataatttctgATGATGGTTTTTTCTGCAGTAATATGTATATTATCTATTAGAATTTACTTAATGAAAAACTGAAGAGAACAAAATTTGTAACTACCAGCACTTAAGTACTCCTAATTCTTGACATTGTCTTTAATGACCACAAGACAACCAACAGCTGGCCATGTACCTAAAATCTTGTCCCCactgtttaaaaatgttatctgtgtaTTTCCATGCAGTGTGTATATTGAGATGCTGTAACTTAATGgcaataaatgatttaaatatttgttaaatgagtatGATTAAATATCTTGCTGCATTCCGTAGGAAACTGCAGAACAGTGTATATGAAAAGACAATTATAGGTGAAAATGGAACTCCTTGAAAACTATGAAGATGGCTGGAGGAAATGCAGAGCTGGAAGGCCAGTGTTTTCTGGAAAGCATCGACAGTCCAGCTACGCAGAATGCGTTCTTTCTCTTATGGGCAAGTGTTATTAATAGAAATGCCCCTCAGTCACTGAGACTCAGGCCAGTCACGTGAGTGTTCTGGGcttctctttctccatctgtaaaaggTTGCACAGGTGATTCTTGTGGTGATCTAAGAATTGTGCTGCTTTCCCAAGAAAGCTGTTGAGACTGCAGTCCCACAGGAATGGGCTGATCCTGTGGTCCAGCACAAGATTAGGTGCTCGGATGGAGGAATCAACTTTCAGGGGAGGGATGGAGCCATTAACTAGGAGCTGCTCCAGAGAAGTCTGACCAAATGACTGAAAACATCCTAAGAGCATAGTCCTGACTTCTTATTTCACATTATACAGTTAActtagggttttaaaaaaaatccaacttgAATCTGATTACAGTTTCCCATTCTCTATGTGGTGGCAGATGAGGGCAGCAGGGAAGCCCATGCTGAGCAGAGGGGAAGTCTGTGAGGTGCAGTCTCCCTCAAGGGTCCATATTCtgtcacctttttttctttttttttttttttttgagacagggtctcgctctgtggcccaggctggagtgcagtggcgcaatcacagctcaccgcaacctccacctcctgggttcaagtgattcttctgcctcagcctcccaagtagctgggattacaggcatgcgtcaccatacccgactaatttttgtatttttaatagaggcagagttttgccatattggccaggatggtcccgaactcctcgcctcaagtgatctgcctgcctcccaaagtgccaggattacaggcgtgagccactgcacccggcttcaTATTctgtcacttttattttctttttaaggtgcTATACAGTTCACAAAGCATTGTCATATATGTTCTATCTGGGCCTCTCACAGCACTGTGGAGCAAGCTGGGCATTTATAGACAAGGGGACAGGTTGTGAAGCTGTGAAACACCTGTATTTGGCAAGGCCAGGGCACACACCTGTCTGGGGACGCTGCTCCTGCCACActgcagctgggaccacagcaggACAGACTCTACAGGAACCTGGCCACACCACAGCTCCGACAGGCTCAGCTTCCACAGTTAAGTACAGCTGAGCGTGGTGAAAAAAACTAGCATGAAGAGCTATAGATTGGTTAAATTAAAACCACTTGTTCTACTTTATCATACAAGTAATAATACTTGCGAGACATTCTAACTCCACAGAGACACAGGGCGGAGAGTGCAGCAGCTGAAGCCCTCATAGGTCTCCTCCACCCTTGGCCTATCCCTGTGGAGTCAGCCACTGTCAAGGATTTTTGGCTTGaggtctttctcttcctttcatcACGTTGGAAAAACTCCCAACCTGCTAGGCTTTAGTGCTGGGTAAGAAGCAAGGGGATTTTCCCACCTCCATTTCAGAGATTGGCCAGCTCCCTGAAGGCATGCCCTTGTCGGTCAGCCCCGGTGGAAGCTTGCAGAGCACCAGGGACCAGGAGCAGATACTGCAGGGGATTCCAGCGAGAACAGGCCCTGATAGAAACCAAGGCAACAGTTTGGTTCCGTGGAGTTTTCTGGTACTCCCGAGGAGACAATATGGAGAGACAGAGGCCAGTAAGGTCATTCCTGCTGGCCAAAACCTGCGTCCGAGCTGAGGCAATCCTGCGAGTGTGCAGATGCAGTCAAAGCAGGCACAGGTGCAGGAGTGGCGTGGAGTCTGCTCCCTCAGGGCCGCAGCTTCTGACTGGGCCTGAGAGAGAGTGACGAGGGACTCACTGGGGAAAGGACTGAACGGCACTTGGCCCGCTTACAGGTCACTGCAAGCTTTTAACTGTCGCACTTCCTCTTTCCGCACAGAGCCCTGAGCGCTTGCAAAGATGAAGGCAAGAATGCAACAGGCACCTGAGTAGAAGCAGTAGGAAAGGATGTGAGACTTTTTCC from the Macaca mulatta isolate MMU2019108-1 chromosome 4, T2T-MMU8v2.0, whole genome shotgun sequence genome contains:
- the MPC1 gene encoding mitochondrial pyruvate carrier 1 isoform X1 produces the protein MKKSPEIISGRMTFALCCYSLAFMRFAYKVQPRNWLLFACHATNEVAQLIQGGRLIKYEMTKKASA
- the MPC1 gene encoding mitochondrial pyruvate carrier 1 translates to MAGALVRKAADYVRSKDFRDYLMSTHFWGPVANWGLPIAAINDMKKSPEIISGRMTFALCCYSLAFMRFAYKVQPRNWLLFACHATNEVAQLIQGGRLIKYEMTKKASA